The proteins below are encoded in one region of Candidatus Hydrogenedentota bacterium:
- a CDS encoding pentapeptide repeat-containing protein encodes MASAAIEALLESGVGAWNSWRMENPEEVPDLKGVALEGKLLRGINFRKISLAGANLTRCECTNADFSLSDLSGAILVKANLSRVNFSGTRLVGADLSDANIFCANLRGADLNRAILRGANLSGADLSKADFTLADLTSARLWMRYFGKLPAATLNGTTLHGAKMGNVDLSELDMSQVIR; translated from the coding sequence ATGGCGAGTGCAGCGATCGAAGCATTGCTGGAGTCGGGCGTCGGCGCCTGGAACAGTTGGCGGATGGAAAATCCGGAGGAAGTGCCCGATCTGAAGGGGGTGGCGCTTGAGGGCAAGCTGCTTCGGGGCATCAACTTCAGGAAGATCAGTCTGGCCGGGGCGAATCTCACCCGCTGCGAATGCACGAACGCCGATTTCAGTCTTTCGGACTTGAGCGGGGCGATATTGGTGAAGGCCAATCTGAGCCGGGTGAACTTTTCCGGCACGCGGCTGGTCGGCGCAGACCTGTCGGACGCGAATATCTTTTGCGCCAATTTGCGCGGGGCCGACCTGAATCGGGCGATACTGCGGGGCGCTAATTTGAGTGGCGCCGACCTTTCCAAAGCGGACTTTACGCTGGCGGACCTGACCAGTGCTCGACTCTGGATGCGCTATTTCGGCAAATTGCCCGCGGCAACGCTGAACGGCACGACCCTTCACGGCGCGAAAATGGGGAACGTGGATCTGTCCGAGCTGGACATGTCTCAGGTTATTCGCTGA